In Miscanthus floridulus cultivar M001 chromosome 5, ASM1932011v1, whole genome shotgun sequence, one genomic interval encodes:
- the LOC136452637 gene encoding 3'-5' exonuclease-like, whose protein sequence is MKKATYAYDTDVVMPMDDGGTVVIHTTVTNSGDAVKHFLQEVRETTGGSKGEPGLIVGLDTEWRVVFHDDGYRDNRMAVLQLCVGRRCLVFQIVHANYVPATLKAFLASPKHRFVGVSVDGDVERLYCDYKILVATPVDLRHVAAEVLSRPELARAGLKTLACEVMGVLMEKPKHVTMSKWSRPLSPEQVRYAAIDAFVSYEIGRLLLTSQRALELEDVAAAAGTISPFVCFELP, encoded by the coding sequence ATGAAGAAGGCCACGTACGCGTACGACACCGACGTCGTCATGCCCATGGACGACGGCGGCACCGTAGTGATCCACACGACGGTCACGAACTCAGGCGACGCTGTGAAGCACTTCCTCCAAGAGGTCCGCGAGACGACCGGTGGCAGCAAGGGCGAGCCCGGCCTGATCGTGGGCCTCGACACCGAGTGGCGCGTCGTCTTCCACGACGACGGGTATCGCGACAACAGGATGGCGGTCCTGCAGCTGTGCGTGGGCCGCCGCTGCCTCGTCTTCCAGATCGTCCACGCCAACTACGTCCCGGCCACCCTGAAGGCCTTCCTCGCCAGCCCCAAGCACCGCTTCGTCGGCGTCTCGGTCGACGGCGACGTCGAGCGCCTGTACTGCGACTACAAGATCCTGGTCGCCACCCCCGTGGACCTGAGGCACGTGGCCGCGGAGGTGCTGTCCCGGCCGGAGCTCGCGAGGGCGGGGCTCAAGACCCTCGCGTGCGAGGTGATGGGCGTGCTGATGGAGAAGCCCAAGCACGTGACCATGAGCAAGTGGAGCAGGCCCCTGTCGCCGGAGCAAGTCCGGTACGCCGCCATCGACGCCTTCGTGTCCTACGAGATTGGCCGGCTGCTGCTTACCAGTCAGCGCGCGTTAGAACTAGAAgatgtggccgccgccgccggaacgATCTCGCCGTTTGTGTGCTTCGAGTTGCCGTAA